A stretch of Enterobacter cloacae complex sp. ECNIH7 DNA encodes these proteins:
- a CDS encoding helix-turn-helix domain-containing protein, with protein MDITLHLATTLKTLRQARGWSLSKLADETGVSKAMLGQIERNESSPTVSTLWKIATGLNVPFSAFITPEADRQAVFDPQQQAMVVKPLFPWDETLGFDYFSITLAPGALSESTPHEAGVIEHVVVVSGELEMKLDGTWQTISADSGVRFAGDKPHAYRNSSDRTVHFHSLIHYPR; from the coding sequence ATGGACATCACACTACACCTTGCAACAACGCTGAAAACTCTGCGCCAGGCGCGCGGCTGGAGTTTGTCGAAGCTCGCGGACGAGACCGGCGTGTCAAAAGCGATGCTGGGGCAAATCGAGCGCAATGAATCCAGCCCGACGGTGTCGACGCTGTGGAAAATAGCCACCGGGCTGAACGTGCCGTTTTCCGCGTTCATCACGCCAGAGGCGGACCGGCAGGCGGTGTTTGACCCGCAGCAGCAGGCGATGGTGGTCAAACCGCTCTTTCCGTGGGACGAGACGCTCGGGTTTGATTATTTCTCCATTACCCTGGCACCCGGCGCGCTCAGTGAATCCACGCCGCATGAGGCCGGGGTGATTGAACATGTGGTGGTGGTCAGCGGCGAGCTGGAGATGAAGCTTGACGGCACGTGGCAGACGATTTCTGCCGATTCGGGCGTCCGTTTCGCCGGCGATAAACCGCACGCCTACCGCAACAGCAGCGACCGGACGGTGCATTTTCACTCCCTGATTCATTATCCCCGCTGA